The proteins below come from a single Prolixibacter sp. NT017 genomic window:
- a CDS encoding HlyD family secretion protein, which translates to MKRITKLKYLFAFAAGVLLMSCNRNDKLSDAYGNFEVDDVIVSSQVTGNLLQFNLSEGDQLKAGEQVGLVDTTQLYLKKEQLEAQKASIRSKMASVQTQIAVVKQQKANAEVDKHRITKMLADSAATQKQMDDITGQIDVFNRQIANIRTQEVSLKKEIDVVNAQVAQIEDQLGKCHITAPISGTVLEKYKEMGELVTPGQSLFKIADLSYLNLKIYISGAQLAHVKLGEKVTALIDNSKTTDTKLTGTITWISSQAEFTPKIIQTKEERVKLVYAVKVKVPNDGSMKIGMPGEVRFNHKN; encoded by the coding sequence ATGAAACGCATAACGAAACTAAAATATCTTTTTGCCTTCGCAGCGGGCGTTCTGCTGATGAGCTGTAACCGGAACGATAAACTCTCGGATGCTTATGGCAACTTTGAAGTCGACGATGTAATTGTCTCATCCCAGGTGACTGGAAATTTGCTTCAGTTCAATCTGAGCGAAGGTGATCAGCTGAAAGCCGGAGAGCAAGTTGGTTTGGTGGATACTACCCAACTTTATCTAAAAAAGGAACAACTCGAAGCACAAAAAGCATCCATCCGTTCGAAAATGGCCAGTGTGCAAACTCAAATTGCAGTCGTTAAGCAGCAGAAAGCAAACGCTGAAGTTGACAAACACCGTATCACCAAAATGCTGGCCGATAGTGCAGCGACGCAAAAACAGATGGATGACATTACGGGGCAGATTGATGTATTTAACAGGCAAATTGCCAACATCCGTACTCAGGAAGTTTCACTAAAAAAAGAGATTGATGTGGTGAATGCACAGGTGGCACAAATCGAAGACCAGTTGGGAAAATGCCACATCACCGCACCCATTTCAGGTACTGTACTGGAGAAATACAAAGAGATGGGAGAGTTGGTAACGCCGGGGCAATCGCTCTTTAAAATTGCCGATTTGTCCTACCTGAATCTCAAGATTTATATCAGCGGCGCTCAGTTGGCACACGTAAAACTGGGTGAGAAGGTGACGGCACTTATCGATAACTCGAAGACAACCGATACCAAATTGACCGGTACCATTACCTGGATTTCATCGCAGGCCGAGTTTACACCGAAAATCATTCAGACCAAAGAAGAACGGGTGAAGTTGGTTTACGCCGTGAAAGTGAAAGTTCCGAACGACGGCAGTATGAAGATTGGTATGCCGGGAGAAGTTCGCTTCAATCATAAAAACTGA
- a CDS encoding TolC family protein, translating into MKRLLILLILPVQMAFGQAGQVTLEECYKQAQENYPKLSDLDREQQMNDLKTKNLDANWLPTVNLNGQATYQSDVTSVPVSLPGINIPTPSKDQYKVYIDLHQNIYDGGLTKAQKEVDAANLAADQQKLEVEMYSLNDRVNQLYFGIILMQKSHKVLELKKENISERLRVLESGLKNGMVQARNVETLRAEKILTDQQIEEVDAKRMAAVKSLAVLTGLLIDGNTQFQAPVIAQKNEEWQRPELKLYNRMENTIDKSAELISRTRNPKVFGFGQVGYGKPGLNMLKSEFSSYYLVGVGVKWNIFDWKQSRRKREVLDIQKQMVNSSRETFKQNVNMALIQSSENIQKLESLINTDQKLVSIRDKVAAQSASQLENGVITSADYVTDLNAEIQARINLESRKVQYLQAVANYNTLTGNLSNN; encoded by the coding sequence ATGAAACGATTATTAATCTTACTCATTTTACCGGTTCAGATGGCGTTTGGCCAGGCAGGGCAGGTAACTCTTGAGGAATGTTACAAGCAGGCCCAGGAGAATTATCCGAAGTTGAGTGACCTGGACCGGGAGCAGCAGATGAATGATCTGAAGACAAAGAATCTGGATGCAAACTGGTTGCCGACAGTAAATTTGAATGGTCAGGCTACCTATCAAAGCGATGTGACCAGCGTGCCGGTATCCCTTCCGGGAATAAATATTCCGACTCCTTCAAAGGACCAGTATAAGGTTTATATCGATTTGCATCAGAATATTTATGACGGAGGATTGACGAAAGCGCAAAAAGAGGTGGATGCAGCCAATTTAGCTGCCGACCAGCAAAAGTTGGAAGTGGAGATGTATTCGCTGAACGACCGGGTAAATCAGCTTTACTTCGGAATTATCCTGATGCAAAAAAGCCACAAGGTTTTGGAGCTGAAAAAGGAGAACATCTCCGAGCGATTGCGGGTGCTTGAGTCGGGACTGAAAAATGGGATGGTTCAGGCCAGGAATGTGGAAACGCTGCGTGCCGAGAAAATTCTCACCGACCAGCAAATCGAGGAAGTGGATGCGAAACGGATGGCTGCCGTTAAATCGTTGGCTGTGTTGACCGGACTATTGATTGATGGAAATACACAGTTCCAGGCACCGGTAATTGCACAGAAGAATGAAGAGTGGCAACGCCCGGAACTGAAGCTCTACAACCGGATGGAGAATACGATTGATAAAAGTGCGGAACTGATTTCCAGAACACGGAATCCGAAAGTGTTTGGATTTGGCCAGGTTGGCTATGGAAAGCCTGGTTTGAATATGCTGAAGTCCGAGTTTAGTTCTTATTATCTGGTTGGAGTTGGTGTTAAATGGAACATCTTCGACTGGAAACAAAGTCGCCGGAAACGCGAAGTGCTGGATATTCAGAAACAGATGGTCAACTCTTCCAGGGAAACCTTCAAACAAAACGTCAATATGGCGTTGATTCAGTCTTCTGAGAATATTCAGAAACTGGAATCACTTATCAATACCGACCAAAAATTGGTCAGCATCCGTGATAAGGTAGCGGCGCAATCGGCTTCACAGCTCGAAAACGGAGTGATAACTTCAGCTGATTACGTGACCGATTTGAATGCCGAAATCCAGGCGCGAATCAATTTAGAATCAAGGAAAGTTCAATATTTACAAGCAGTTGCCAATTACAATACATTAACAGGAAATCTCTCAAATAACTGA
- a CDS encoding TetR/AcrR family transcriptional regulator — protein sequence MTSETTEKKILDAARKVFIRKGMDGARMQEIADEAGINKSLLHYYFRSKQKLFEAIFQDAFGLLIPELMKIFKEEGPLQNKIDRVVDRYITVIGDNPFLPQFLIGEINRDPDKFVKILQSSGIDPEFLQRKIDEEVEAGNINPIRAADLIPNMIGMVVIPFAVRPLFQTIFFKGNNEEYDVYLNERRRTISAFIKKALVKK from the coding sequence ATGACGAGTGAAACAACAGAGAAAAAAATATTAGATGCAGCCCGTAAAGTCTTTATCAGGAAGGGAATGGACGGTGCCAGAATGCAGGAAATAGCCGATGAAGCAGGAATTAATAAGTCGTTGCTTCACTACTACTTTCGCTCGAAGCAAAAATTATTTGAAGCCATTTTTCAGGATGCATTTGGCCTGTTAATTCCTGAGTTAATGAAAATATTTAAGGAAGAGGGCCCTTTGCAGAACAAGATCGACCGCGTTGTCGACCGTTATATTACCGTTATTGGAGATAACCCTTTTTTGCCCCAGTTTTTAATTGGCGAAATCAATCGGGATCCGGACAAATTTGTCAAAATACTTCAATCCAGTGGAATTGATCCCGAATTCCTACAGAGGAAAATTGACGAAGAAGTTGAAGCCGGTAATATTAATCCGATTCGAGCGGCCGATTTGATACCGAATATGATTGGAATGGTTGTCATTCCTTTTGCAGTACGTCCATTGTTCCAAACGATTTTTTTCAAGGGAAATAACGAGGAGTACGATGTGTACCTGAATGAGAGGCGGAGGACCATCAGTGCTTTTATTAAAAAGGCATTGGTGAAGAAGTAG
- a CDS encoding DMT family transporter has translation MRTKLNSTIFLAILACLLWASAFVGIKIGLPYTTPLQFAGIRFFISGLIILPFCSQRKDYLRIILKNWKVVFVITLLQTFVHYSLFYTGISMVPGALGAIVVGSGPVFVAIVAHFSMPDDKMSLKKVGVILLGLAGVVLVSLERGSLSGEGKLILVGIALLILTNINSGFTNIIVAKDKDKVPPLILSSASMIMGGVMLFSFSIPVEGLHFSAKPFEYYGALAWLSFLSAAAFSIWFTLLKRPGVKVSDLNMWKFIIPVFGAIFAWILLPDEHPDVLSITGMIITGSSLFLLNYLNRKKNQSIKV, from the coding sequence ATGCGCACCAAGCTCAATAGCACTATTTTCCTGGCCATTTTAGCTTGCCTGTTATGGGCATCGGCTTTTGTCGGAATTAAAATTGGCTTACCATATACAACTCCTTTGCAGTTTGCCGGAATCCGATTTTTCATCTCCGGCCTGATTATTCTGCCGTTTTGCTCCCAACGAAAGGATTATCTCCGTATTATTCTGAAGAACTGGAAAGTGGTTTTCGTTATCACACTACTGCAGACGTTTGTACATTACTCACTTTTTTATACCGGAATATCAATGGTCCCGGGAGCGTTGGGTGCTATTGTGGTTGGTTCCGGACCTGTGTTTGTCGCTATTGTGGCTCATTTTAGTATGCCCGATGACAAAATGAGTTTGAAGAAAGTGGGTGTCATTCTGCTGGGATTGGCTGGGGTTGTTTTAGTTAGCCTTGAACGGGGTAGCCTTTCAGGAGAAGGAAAACTGATACTGGTTGGCATTGCGTTATTGATACTGACCAATATTAATTCCGGATTTACCAATATTATTGTAGCAAAAGATAAAGACAAAGTGCCGCCGCTGATTCTTAGTTCGGCGAGTATGATTATGGGCGGTGTGATGCTGTTCTCGTTTTCCATCCCGGTTGAAGGGCTTCATTTTTCAGCTAAGCCTTTTGAATATTATGGGGCATTAGCCTGGCTCAGTTTTCTTTCGGCTGCAGCTTTCTCCATCTGGTTTACGCTTTTAAAACGTCCGGGGGTAAAAGTTTCAGACCTGAACATGTGGAAATTCATCATCCCGGTTTTTGGAGCCATTTTCGCTTGGATTTTACTGCCTGATGAGCATCCCGATGTTCTTTCCATTACCGGAATGATCATTACCGGCAGTTCTCTTTTCCTCCTCAATTATTTGAATCGAAAAAAAAATCAGTCAATAAAAGTTTGA
- a CDS encoding fructosamine kinase family protein yields the protein MGSEAEIIARIEDWAGEKITGTESVGGGCIANARRVKTESGRSFFLKSGFDNSMFRNEANGLKELAKAESVRVPEVLLQGDDFLLLEFIPQGRRERNFFEDFGRKFAQMHRYHAEHFGFYEDNYIGATPQMNIPKGEEADEWTAFYLNKRLLFQLSLAERNGYADEKLRSGFRKLEEKIEDILSGSEEPPALLHGDLWSGNYMSDENGEPVIIDPAVYYGHREADLAMTKLFGGFSSEFYSAYREENPLPDGYEYRENIYLLYHVINHLNLFGNSYYGQAVRLLYSYF from the coding sequence ATGGGAAGTGAAGCGGAAATAATTGCCAGAATTGAAGATTGGGCCGGAGAAAAAATCACCGGAACAGAATCCGTCGGTGGTGGTTGCATTGCCAATGCCCGTCGTGTGAAAACGGAATCGGGACGTTCGTTTTTCCTAAAGTCGGGATTTGATAACTCCATGTTCCGGAATGAGGCCAACGGCCTGAAAGAGTTGGCGAAGGCAGAATCTGTTCGTGTGCCGGAAGTGTTGTTGCAAGGCGATGACTTTTTGTTGCTGGAATTTATCCCGCAAGGCAGAAGAGAGAGAAATTTCTTTGAAGATTTCGGCCGGAAGTTTGCACAAATGCACCGCTATCATGCTGAGCACTTTGGTTTTTATGAAGACAATTACATCGGGGCAACCCCGCAGATGAATATCCCGAAAGGGGAAGAAGCTGATGAGTGGACCGCTTTTTACCTGAACAAGCGCTTACTTTTTCAGCTCAGCCTGGCCGAGCGTAACGGATATGCCGACGAAAAACTTCGTTCCGGTTTCCGCAAGCTGGAAGAGAAAATAGAAGATATCCTTTCGGGAAGTGAAGAACCACCGGCACTATTGCACGGCGATTTGTGGAGCGGCAACTACATGAGCGATGAAAACGGTGAGCCGGTTATCATCGATCCGGCGGTGTATTACGGTCACCGCGAAGCCGACTTGGCGATGACCAAATTGTTTGGTGGGTTTTCATCTGAGTTTTACTCGGCTTACCGCGAAGAAAATCCGTTGCCCGATGGTTATGAATACCGCGAAAATATTTACCTGCTCTATCACGTGATAAATCACCTTAACCTATTTGGAAACAGCTACTACGGACAGGCCGTTCGCTTGTTGTACAGCTATTTCTGA
- a CDS encoding low molecular weight protein-tyrosine-phosphatase: protein MKKQILFVCLGNICRSPSAEAVMNAYIDRKNLENEIECDSAGIIGYHEGEPADQRMQSHAIKRGYNLTSISRPVNPDVDFDRFDMVIGMDDQNIRDLQSLARNESDRKKIYKMTDFLEEFGYTSVPDPYYGGEEGFELVLDLLEDACNGLLKHIQNGK from the coding sequence ATGAAGAAGCAGATCCTATTTGTTTGTTTGGGAAATATTTGCCGTTCTCCCAGCGCTGAGGCAGTGATGAACGCATACATTGACAGAAAAAATCTGGAAAATGAGATTGAGTGCGATTCGGCGGGCATTATTGGTTACCACGAAGGCGAACCGGCCGATCAGCGGATGCAATCGCATGCCATTAAGCGCGGATATAACCTGACCAGTATTTCTCGCCCGGTCAATCCAGACGTCGATTTCGACCGTTTTGATATGGTGATTGGGATGGATGATCAGAATATTCGCGATTTACAGTCGCTGGCACGGAATGAATCCGATAGGAAGAAAATATACAAAATGACTGACTTCCTCGAGGAGTTTGGCTACACATCGGTTCCCGATCCGTATTATGGCGGAGAAGAAGGTTTTGAATTGGTTTTGGATCTGCTTGAAGATGCCTGTAATGGTTTATTAAAGCATATTCAGAATGGGAAGTGA
- a CDS encoding outer membrane protein, with product MRKIFLSILFIAGTFGFVDAQINHQHALGLRLGDNANFGTEISYQYTLTPMTRLEADLGVRSGNSWNSWAITGVHQWVWHIDGGFNWYAGAGAGIGSWSYRNNYTDYGDSGLFLTIAGTAGIEYNFEIPLQVAIDTRPQIGFINPQADNLNFDLALSVRYCF from the coding sequence ATGAGAAAGATTTTCTTATCAATTTTGTTTATCGCCGGTACATTCGGCTTTGTCGATGCACAGATTAATCACCAACATGCATTGGGTTTACGACTGGGAGACAACGCCAACTTCGGAACAGAAATCAGTTACCAGTATACGCTTACTCCAATGACTCGCCTGGAAGCTGATTTGGGTGTTCGCTCTGGAAACAGCTGGAATAGCTGGGCCATTACCGGTGTTCACCAATGGGTCTGGCACATCGACGGAGGTTTCAATTGGTATGCCGGAGCAGGTGCCGGAATCGGTTCCTGGAGTTACCGGAATAATTATACCGACTACGGCGATAGCGGCCTTTTTCTGACCATAGCGGGAACAGCCGGAATTGAATACAATTTTGAGATTCCGCTACAGGTGGCCATCGACACCCGTCCGCAGATCGGATTCATCAATCCGCAGGCAGACAACCTCAACTTCGATCTGGCCCTTTCCGTTCGGTACTGTTTTTAA
- a CDS encoding MATE family efflux transporter, which yields MRDLTTGNETRLIVRFALPMLAGNVFQNLYNIIDSVIVGNYLGKEALAAVGASFPVIFTLIALVIGVGSGASIVISQFFGAKKTDEVRRTIDTIFIFFIGAAIILAALGIVFSESIFRLLQLPEEILPQAQTYLHTYLIGLFAFFGFNGIASILRGLGDSKTPLYFMIIATLANIALDLLFVVVFKLGVGSVALATVISQAGAFVTAIIYLNRTHALVKITLTHLQFDRSIFKSCVKIGLPTGFQQSFVAVGAMAIMGIVNGFGTNAVAAYTVALRIDSLAKMPAMNFASALSSFVGQNLGANKEQRARNGFRSTLAISVIYSIIISLLIVFFGEFLMRMFTDDSAVIHIGEKYLVIVSSFYLAFAAMFSVIGMLRGAGDTLIPMYITVVTLWIIRLPLSWFLSRGPLGVSGIWWAIPIAWVVGAIGSYIYYLSGRWRGKTVFHHQNFSSGQPVPKPAVKQEKSSVTANG from the coding sequence ATGAGAGATTTGACGACAGGAAATGAGACGAGATTAATCGTCAGGTTTGCCCTGCCCATGCTTGCCGGTAATGTTTTCCAGAATCTGTACAACATTATCGACAGCGTAATTGTAGGAAACTACCTGGGCAAGGAAGCCCTGGCTGCCGTTGGTGCGTCGTTTCCCGTCATTTTTACGCTCATTGCGCTGGTTATTGGTGTCGGTTCTGGCGCTTCTATTGTCATCTCCCAGTTTTTCGGGGCAAAAAAAACAGATGAGGTTCGACGCACCATCGACACCATTTTCATCTTTTTTATCGGTGCAGCGATTATTCTTGCCGCACTGGGCATCGTATTTTCTGAATCAATTTTCAGACTATTACAGTTACCCGAAGAAATTCTTCCACAAGCCCAAACGTATCTTCACACCTACTTAATCGGCCTGTTTGCTTTTTTTGGTTTCAATGGCATAGCATCCATTCTGCGTGGTTTAGGTGACTCGAAAACACCTTTATATTTCATGATCATCGCCACGCTGGCTAATATCGCGTTGGATTTGCTGTTTGTCGTGGTCTTTAAATTGGGAGTCGGTAGTGTTGCCCTGGCTACCGTTATTTCACAGGCCGGAGCATTTGTCACGGCAATTATCTATTTGAACCGGACACATGCCCTGGTCAAAATTACGCTGACACACCTTCAGTTCGACAGATCGATATTTAAGAGCTGTGTGAAGATTGGCTTGCCTACCGGATTTCAACAGTCGTTTGTAGCCGTTGGAGCCATGGCCATCATGGGAATTGTGAATGGATTTGGGACCAACGCCGTTGCTGCCTATACAGTTGCCCTGCGCATCGACTCGCTGGCCAAAATGCCGGCTATGAATTTTGCTTCGGCCCTCTCCTCTTTTGTCGGCCAAAACCTCGGAGCCAACAAAGAACAACGCGCCCGAAATGGTTTTCGCTCCACACTTGCCATTTCTGTAATTTACAGCATCATCATCTCCCTGTTAATTGTCTTCTTTGGAGAATTCCTGATGCGGATGTTTACCGATGATTCGGCTGTTATTCATATCGGCGAAAAATACCTGGTCATCGTCAGTTCATTTTATCTCGCTTTTGCTGCCATGTTCTCGGTGATTGGTATGCTACGCGGCGCCGGTGATACACTTATTCCCATGTACATCACCGTTGTCACATTATGGATTATCCGGCTTCCCCTTTCCTGGTTTCTTTCCCGGGGACCACTTGGTGTCAGTGGAATCTGGTGGGCGATTCCGATTGCCTGGGTTGTGGGAGCCATCGGATCTTATATCTATTACCTATCGGGAAGATGGCGCGGCAAAACCGTTTTTCATCACCAGAATTTTTCATCCGGGCAGCCGGTTCCCAAACCTGCTGTAAAACAGGAAAAAAGCTCCGTTACCGCAAACGGATAA
- a CDS encoding sodium-translocating pyrophosphatase — protein MIHSVFWLIPAASLFALLFAWIFFKNMMTNSEGTPTMIEIAQHVREGALAYLTRQYKVVGQVFVVLVILLGILAYLGVQNPFVPVAFLTGGFFSGLAGFLGMRTATYASARTAHGASASLNKGLKIAFRSGAVMGLVVVGFGLLDISIWYMILNKLVYTATNMHEGLSWIGLTFVHAGTTEHEKLIEITATMLTFGMGASTQALFARVGGGIYTKAADVGADLVGKVEAGIPEDDPRNPATIADNVGDNVGDVAGMGADLYESYCGSILATAALGAALPGLTGEDQTKAVIAPMLVAAIGILLSVAGIFLVRTKESATQKNLLNALLLGTGGSSFFILVVLGFMVYFDWISWGIFGAVVSGLLAGVIIGQGTEYFTSDEYKPTKGIAKQGLQGPATTIIEGMAVGMYSTWIPVITIVIGIIAAYGFGGGFHSFADGVYGIGFAAVGMLSTLGITLATDAFGPIADNAGGNAEMAELPPEVRQRTDALDMLGNTTAATGKGFAIGSAALTAMALLAAYMEEIRLWLGKLAGDGVREVGNVLFYNDHMPMVTAGQRAVEIATANIQDFADAYNLTLFNPLLLGGIFIGAMMAFVFSAMTMKAVGRSAGAMVDEVRRQFREIPGIMERKQKPDYARCVEISTKGAQREMILPSLLAIIVPVAVGILLGVAGVVGLLVGGLTTGFTLAVMLNNAGGAWDNAKKFIEKGEYGGKGSEAHKAGVVGDTVGDPFKDTSGPSLNILIKLMTMASIVMAGVTVAYHIL, from the coding sequence ATGATTCATTCCGTTTTCTGGCTGATTCCGGCCGCCTCACTATTTGCCCTTTTGTTTGCGTGGATATTCTTTAAGAATATGATGACCAATTCGGAAGGGACCCCGACAATGATAGAAATTGCCCAGCACGTACGCGAAGGCGCCCTGGCTTATCTCACCCGACAATACAAAGTGGTGGGACAGGTTTTCGTGGTACTCGTTATCCTGCTTGGTATACTTGCTTATCTGGGGGTTCAAAACCCGTTTGTTCCCGTGGCTTTCCTCACCGGAGGTTTTTTCTCCGGATTAGCAGGCTTCCTGGGCATGCGAACAGCAACCTATGCTTCTGCCCGTACGGCTCACGGAGCTTCTGCATCGTTGAATAAAGGCTTGAAGATTGCCTTCCGAAGTGGAGCCGTTATGGGACTTGTTGTCGTCGGATTCGGTTTGCTCGACATTTCCATCTGGTACATGATCCTGAACAAACTGGTGTATACCGCGACAAACATGCATGAAGGACTTTCATGGATTGGGCTCACTTTTGTTCATGCCGGAACTACAGAACATGAAAAATTAATCGAAATTACCGCTACCATGCTGACCTTCGGTATGGGAGCTTCTACACAGGCACTCTTTGCCCGTGTGGGAGGGGGTATTTATACAAAAGCTGCCGATGTAGGTGCCGACCTCGTAGGTAAAGTCGAAGCTGGTATTCCGGAAGATGATCCGAGAAATCCGGCCACTATTGCCGACAACGTAGGCGACAATGTAGGTGATGTAGCAGGTATGGGAGCCGACCTGTACGAATCGTATTGCGGCTCAATTCTGGCAACAGCTGCGCTTGGAGCCGCTCTTCCCGGTCTCACCGGAGAAGATCAGACCAAAGCAGTGATTGCACCAATGCTCGTTGCTGCTATCGGTATTCTACTTTCGGTCGCCGGTATTTTCCTGGTAAGAACCAAAGAATCAGCTACACAGAAAAACCTACTAAATGCCTTACTACTGGGAACTGGTGGAAGTTCGTTCTTCATACTGGTTGTTCTTGGATTTATGGTATACTTTGACTGGATTAGCTGGGGAATTTTCGGAGCAGTTGTTTCCGGACTTCTTGCCGGTGTTATCATCGGACAGGGAACTGAATACTTTACTTCCGATGAATATAAACCAACCAAAGGCATTGCCAAACAAGGGTTACAAGGGCCAGCCACCACCATCATCGAAGGAATGGCTGTAGGTATGTACTCAACCTGGATTCCGGTTATCACCATTGTTATTGGCATTATTGCAGCCTACGGATTCGGTGGAGGTTTCCACAGCTTTGCCGATGGTGTTTATGGTATCGGCTTTGCCGCTGTTGGTATGCTTTCCACATTGGGAATTACACTGGCAACCGACGCATTTGGGCCGATTGCCGATAATGCTGGAGGAAACGCTGAAATGGCAGAATTGCCGCCGGAAGTACGTCAACGCACCGACGCACTCGATATGTTGGGAAATACCACGGCTGCTACCGGAAAAGGTTTTGCGATTGGCTCTGCTGCACTTACTGCTATGGCACTGTTAGCTGCATATATGGAAGAAATTCGCTTATGGCTGGGAAAACTGGCAGGTGACGGCGTCAGAGAAGTTGGCAACGTGTTGTTCTATAATGATCATATGCCAATGGTAACAGCCGGACAAAGGGCTGTGGAAATTGCAACGGCCAATATTCAGGACTTTGCCGATGCTTACAATCTGACACTTTTCAACCCGCTTCTGCTGGGTGGTATTTTTATTGGTGCCATGATGGCCTTTGTTTTCAGCGCGATGACCATGAAAGCTGTCGGACGATCTGCCGGAGCCATGGTGGATGAAGTTCGCCGTCAGTTCCGCGAAATTCCCGGTATCATGGAAAGGAAACAGAAACCGGACTATGCCCGTTGTGTTGAGATTTCGACCAAGGGCGCACAACGCGAGATGATTCTTCCCTCATTACTGGCGATTATCGTCCCTGTTGCCGTAGGTATTCTTTTGGGTGTAGCAGGCGTTGTAGGACTATTAGTCGGCGGTCTGACCACTGGTTTCACTCTGGCAGTGATGCTCAATAATGCTGGTGGTGCCTGGGACAATGCCAAAAAATTCATCGAAAAAGGTGAATACGGCGGAAAAGGCAGTGAAGCTCATAAGGCTGGTGTTGTAGGCGATACGGTGGGTGATCCGTTTAAAGATACATCCGGCCCGTCATTAAATATCCTGATTAAGCTAATGACGATGGCCTCCATCGTTATGGCAGGTGTTACCGTGGCTTATCATATTTTGTAA
- a CDS encoding dihydroorotate dehydrogenase-like protein, whose amino-acid sequence MADLKTTYMGVQLKNPIILGASSIVDKLETVKKIERAGVGAIVYRSLFEEQIHLEEAQLDDMLGEYDERHAEMIDIFPNIKHAGAKEHLYQLKKTVDNVDVPVFASLNAIYDSTWVEYAKQLEETGIAGLELNFYSVPVELDKAGASIEEHQLDILKKVKKAVKIPVSVKISSFYSNPLNFVQQLDKAKTDAVVLFNRFFQPEIDIETEEFYYPFDLTHEKDYQITLRFAGLLYGHIKSDICASRGISDGKDLIKMLLAGATSVQVVSTIFRNKAGAITKMLDMLEQWMDEKGYKSVDEFRGKLAMKNLQDPYAYKRAQYVDILMNSTEIIKKYPMI is encoded by the coding sequence ATGGCGGATCTCAAAACAACGTACATGGGGGTGCAGCTGAAAAACCCCATCATTCTTGGAGCCAGCAGTATTGTTGACAAGCTCGAAACCGTGAAAAAAATTGAACGGGCCGGAGTCGGCGCCATTGTTTACCGCTCCCTTTTCGAGGAGCAGATTCATCTCGAAGAAGCTCAGCTGGACGACATGCTCGGGGAATACGATGAAAGACATGCCGAGATGATCGATATTTTCCCGAACATTAAACATGCCGGGGCCAAAGAACATCTGTACCAGTTGAAGAAAACGGTCGACAATGTGGATGTTCCTGTTTTTGCCAGCTTGAATGCCATCTATGATTCTACCTGGGTAGAATATGCCAAACAACTGGAAGAAACCGGAATCGCTGGTTTGGAACTGAATTTTTACAGTGTGCCGGTTGAGTTGGATAAAGCCGGGGCGAGTATTGAAGAACATCAGCTGGACATTCTGAAAAAAGTGAAAAAAGCGGTGAAAATTCCGGTCAGTGTGAAAATTTCATCCTTCTACAGCAATCCACTGAACTTTGTGCAGCAGCTCGACAAAGCAAAAACCGATGCCGTAGTTCTTTTCAACCGCTTCTTCCAACCTGAAATTGATATTGAGACCGAAGAGTTCTATTACCCGTTCGATCTGACACATGAAAAAGACTACCAGATTACTTTGCGTTTTGCCGGTCTGCTTTACGGACATATTAAAAGTGACATTTGCGCCAGCCGTGGTATTTCCGACGGAAAAGATCTGATTAAGATGCTGCTGGCTGGTGCGACCTCCGTACAGGTTGTCAGCACAATATTCCGGAACAAAGCCGGAGCCATTACCAAAATGCTCGATATGCTCGAACAATGGATGGACGAAAAAGGGTATAAATCGGTTGACGAATTCCGCGGAAAGCTCGCCATGAAAAATCTGCAGGATCCTTACGCATACAAGCGGGCCCAGTACGTCGACATCCTGATGAACTCAACAGAGATAATCAAAAAATATCCAATGATTTAA
- a CDS encoding DRTGG domain-containing protein, whose product MELARIVEIVNGRVICGEEKLRRTVKYGFSSDLMSDVLTINIENLLLMTGLANPQTIRTAEMADIEFILFVRNKKITMEMIKLARENDIVLITTGYSLFRTSGLLFNAGLKPVY is encoded by the coding sequence ATGGAGCTTGCCCGTATAGTTGAGATAGTTAACGGCAGAGTCATCTGTGGAGAGGAAAAACTCAGAAGAACCGTCAAATATGGCTTCAGTTCTGACCTGATGAGTGATGTTCTGACCATAAACATCGAGAACTTGCTGTTGATGACCGGCCTCGCCAATCCTCAAACCATACGAACAGCCGAGATGGCCGATATTGAATTTATTCTGTTTGTCAGGAATAAGAAAATCACCATGGAGATGATAAAACTGGCCAGGGAGAACGATATCGTACTCATTACAACCGGGTATTCACTCTTTCGGACCTCAGGTTTATTATTTAATGCAGGTTTAAAACCGGTGTACTGA